In Paracoccus jeotgali, the following are encoded in one genomic region:
- a CDS encoding ATP-binding cassette domain-containing protein, whose translation MGSHTAPIIQMSRIEKHFGSVIALAGVSVDIFPGECHCLLGDNGAGKSTFIKTMSGVHKPTGGEILFEGKAMNFTCPRDAISAGIATVHQHLAMIPLMSVSRNFFMGNEPQKKFGIFKFFDHGFANKVTMDEMRRMGINLRSADQAVGTLSGGERQTVAISRAVHFGAKVLILDEPTSALGVRQTANVLATIDKVRKQGVAVVFITHNVRHAMAVGDRFTVLNRGQTLGTAMRGEITPEELQDLMAGGQELVALEESLGGTV comes from the coding sequence ATGGGATCGCACACCGCACCGATCATCCAGATGTCCAGGATCGAAAAGCATTTCGGCAGCGTCATCGCCCTTGCCGGTGTCTCGGTCGACATCTTTCCCGGCGAATGTCACTGCCTGTTGGGCGACAACGGCGCCGGCAAATCGACCTTCATTAAGACCATGTCGGGCGTTCACAAGCCCACCGGCGGCGAGATCCTGTTCGAGGGCAAGGCGATGAATTTCACCTGCCCCCGCGATGCCATCAGCGCCGGGATCGCCACCGTCCACCAGCATCTGGCGATGATCCCGCTGATGTCGGTCAGCCGCAATTTTTTCATGGGCAACGAGCCGCAGAAGAAGTTCGGCATCTTCAAGTTCTTCGACCATGGCTTCGCCAACAAGGTGACGATGGACGAGATGCGGCGCATGGGCATCAACCTGCGCAGCGCCGATCAGGCCGTGGGCACCCTGTCGGGCGGCGAGCGGCAGACGGTGGCGATCTCGCGCGCGGTGCATTTCGGAGCGAAGGTGCTGATCCTTGACGAGCCGACAAGCGCGCTTGGCGTCCGCCAGACGGCGAATGTGCTGGCGACCATCGACAAGGTCCGCAAGCAGGGGGTCGCGGTGGTGTTCATCACCCACAACGTCCGCCACGCGATGGCGGTGGGCGACCGCTTCACGGTGCTGAACCGCGGCCAGACGCTGGGGACGGCGATGCGCGGCGAGATCACGCCGGAAGAGCTGCAGGATCTAATGGCCGGCGGGCAAGAGCTGGTGGCGCTGGAGGAAAGCCTCGGCGGCACGGTCTGA
- a CDS encoding ABC transporter permease — protein sequence MGDATQASPLQDERVKKISPFRKALIRPELGGIVGTIAVFTFFLLFAFDSGMFSSQGIMNWSVVSAQFMVIAVGACLLMIAGEFDLSVGSMIGFAGMLVAIFGVTMGWPMWAAILVTFAICVTIGALNGWIVVRTGLPSFIVTLAFLFILRGLTIFLPQTIERKTIIGGIRDAAEGDWLGALFGGKILGGLFRWLADAGLIGVFDRGARAGEPVVDGIPMLIVWALALVVFGHVLLTRTKFGNWIFASGGDPEAARNSGVPVAKVKILMFMFTAFCATVFAICQVMEFGSAGADRGLLKEFEAIIAVVIGGALLTGGYGSVIGAALGALIFGVVQQGLFFANVESSLFRVFLGVILLGAVILNTNIRRIITGER from the coding sequence ATGGGCGACGCAACGCAAGCCAGTCCGCTGCAGGACGAGCGCGTCAAGAAAATCTCACCGTTTCGCAAGGCGCTGATCCGGCCGGAACTGGGCGGCATCGTCGGCACCATCGCGGTATTCACCTTTTTCCTGCTGTTCGCCTTTGACAGCGGCATGTTCAGCAGCCAGGGGATCATGAACTGGTCTGTCGTCTCGGCGCAGTTCATGGTCATCGCGGTCGGTGCCTGCCTGCTGATGATCGCGGGCGAATTCGATCTGTCGGTCGGCTCGATGATCGGCTTTGCGGGGATGCTGGTCGCGATCTTCGGGGTGACGATGGGCTGGCCGATGTGGGCCGCGATCCTGGTGACTTTCGCCATCTGCGTGACCATCGGCGCCTTGAACGGCTGGATCGTGGTCCGCACCGGGCTGCCCAGCTTCATCGTGACGCTGGCGTTTCTGTTCATCCTGCGCGGGCTGACGATCTTTCTGCCCCAGACCATCGAGCGCAAGACCATCATCGGCGGCATCCGCGACGCGGCCGAAGGGGACTGGCTGGGCGCGCTGTTCGGGGGCAAGATCCTGGGCGGACTGTTTCGCTGGCTTGCCGATGCGGGTCTGATCGGCGTCTTCGACCGCGGCGCCCGCGCCGGAGAGCCGGTCGTCGACGGCATCCCCATGCTGATCGTCTGGGCGCTGGCGCTGGTCGTGTTCGGCCATGTCCTGCTGACCCGGACCAAGTTCGGCAACTGGATCTTCGCCTCTGGCGGCGACCCCGAGGCGGCGCGCAATTCGGGCGTGCCGGTCGCCAAGGTCAAGATCCTGATGTTCATGTTCACCGCCTTCTGCGCCACCGTCTTCGCCATCTGCCAGGTGATGGAGTTCGGCTCGGCCGGTGCGGATCGCGGCCTGCTGAAGGAATTCGAGGCGATCATCGCCGTCGTCATCGGGGGTGCGCTGCTGACCGGCGGCTATGGCTCGGTCATCGGGGCCGCGCTGGGCGCGCTGATCTTCGGCGTGGTCCAGCAGGGGCTGTTCTTTGCCAATGTCGAAAGCTCGCTGTTCCGGGTGTTTCTGGGGGTCATCCTGCTGGGGGCCGTCATCCTGAACACCAATATCCGCCGCATCATCACGGGAGAACGCTGA